Proteins from a single region of Cryptosporangium minutisporangium:
- a CDS encoding IMP dehydrogenase, translating to MLGRYFARFDESPSPLVRIDGQLFKEYWGEGSRRARNADRYGHGESTLVFEEGVDGLVPYAGSLYDAVGGTLAKIRATMVSCGSTTLRQFHDTATVAEVSHQSFLQNGADVRLRDRPSDGGS from the coding sequence ATGCTCGGCAGATACTTCGCCCGGTTCGACGAGAGTCCCTCCCCTCTGGTCCGCATCGACGGACAGCTGTTCAAGGAGTACTGGGGCGAAGGCTCACGCCGAGCCCGCAACGCCGACCGATACGGCCACGGCGAATCCACTCTCGTCTTCGAGGAAGGCGTCGACGGACTCGTCCCCTACGCCGGCAGCCTCTACGACGCGGTCGGCGGCACCCTGGCCAAAATCCGGGCAACGATGGTCAGCTGTGGATCCACCACACTGCGGCAATTCCACGACACCGCGACCGTCGCCGAGGTCAGCCACCAGTCCTTCCTCCAGAACGGCGCCGACGTCCGGCTGCGCGATCGCCCCAGCGATGGCGGGAGCTGA
- a CDS encoding MFS transporter: MRSGLGAQQRMPSIDRPEGEAARLGRAFGQFWLSYTVSATGSALNAGALALIAIVVLHAGPLQVSLLAVIGSLASAILSLPLGVVIERSEKRAVLVLTDLVQFGVLLTVPLAAVTGRLTYPHLCVVAAVGTTCSIVSVAAGLAYVKAAVREDARVAANARLDSVNWTTYAIGPPAGGALIGLTGPTVTMVVDGVSFLFSALLLWRVPRAPALAQDTTSEGVRADLKRELWAGWRLILSHRGLRGLYFNGLVFGGSYLWTVPLVAVLVLTDLGAMAWQYGLVLGIPSLGGLLGAMLSVRLTALLGERRCLLLFGAGRTMWLLPLPFLGDGAGALIVLGVSQFLLLVAAGVFNPVFTTYRMRVTPDALMARVGTAWAVSSRAVQPVFIAVGGALAGWSSPRWSLAAAALMCLLSAGLLPWRSERAARRQRATI, encoded by the coding sequence ATGAGGTCTGGTCTCGGCGCGCAGCAGCGGATGCCGTCGATCGATCGACCGGAGGGCGAGGCGGCACGTCTGGGGCGGGCGTTCGGCCAGTTCTGGCTGTCCTACACGGTCAGCGCGACGGGCTCGGCGCTGAACGCCGGCGCGCTGGCGCTGATCGCGATCGTGGTTCTGCACGCCGGGCCGCTGCAGGTCTCCCTGCTGGCGGTCATCGGGTCGCTCGCGAGCGCGATCCTGTCACTGCCGCTGGGGGTCGTGATCGAGCGCAGCGAGAAACGCGCTGTGCTTGTGCTCACCGATCTGGTGCAGTTCGGGGTGTTGCTGACGGTTCCCCTCGCGGCGGTGACCGGCCGGCTGACGTATCCGCATCTGTGCGTGGTCGCGGCGGTGGGTACGACCTGCTCGATCGTGTCCGTCGCGGCAGGTCTGGCGTATGTGAAGGCCGCGGTGCGCGAGGACGCCCGGGTCGCGGCGAACGCGCGGCTGGACTCGGTGAACTGGACGACGTATGCGATCGGTCCACCGGCCGGTGGAGCCTTGATCGGTCTCACCGGCCCGACGGTGACCATGGTGGTCGACGGGGTCAGCTTCCTGTTCTCCGCGCTGCTGTTGTGGCGTGTTCCCCGCGCCCCTGCGCTGGCCCAGGACACGACGAGCGAGGGTGTGCGGGCCGACCTGAAGCGGGAGCTGTGGGCCGGGTGGCGGCTGATCCTGTCCCACCGCGGGCTCCGCGGGCTGTACTTCAATGGGCTGGTGTTCGGCGGCTCCTATCTGTGGACCGTTCCGCTTGTGGCGGTGCTGGTCCTGACCGATTTGGGAGCCATGGCGTGGCAGTACGGGCTGGTCCTCGGCATCCCCAGCCTCGGCGGTCTGCTGGGCGCGATGCTCTCCGTGCGCCTGACCGCGCTCCTCGGAGAGCGGCGGTGCTTGCTGCTCTTCGGCGCGGGCCGCACCATGTGGCTCCTGCCGCTGCCCTTCCTCGGCGACGGCGCCGGAGCACTGATCGTGCTCGGCGTGTCGCAGTTTCTGCTGCTGGTCGCCGCGGGCGTGTTCAATCCGGTGTTCACCACCTACCGCATGCGCGTCACTCCCGACGCTCTGATGGCCCGCGTCGGTACGGCCTGGGCCGTGAGCTCCCGGGCGGTCCAGCCCGTGTTCATCGCGGTCGGCGGCGCGTTGGCCGGCTGGTCCAGCCCGCGTTGGTCCCTGGCGGCCGCGGCGCTGATGTGCCTGCTCAGCGCGGGGCTTCTTCCGTGGCGTTCGGAGCGCGCCGCTCGCAGGCAGCGGGCGACGATCTGA
- a CDS encoding endonuclease/exonuclease/phosphatase family protein, whose translation MATTVYVAWWNLENLFDEENAPPERRTEKVARAIEKDIKGWTPALRDRKVAQLASVIAQMNAGAGPDLLGVCEVENRFVLELLVARLQQLLPGRNYAIVHADTDDARGIDVAFLYDPALLTVPTDEESVFFHVVMRRNATREIVQVNFRTVAGGRTWAVFGNHWPSRSGGQAESAGYRAIAGETLSYFHQRVLEIHGPDTPVLAMGDFNDEPFDPSLTLHALSTRQQRKVVRARIPLLWNLMWPRMGEPEGTFYYDETPNQLDQFLVNKAMATQDSRLRVEADTVEILRFPETVAAGVYPAPRPFGGMGKKIDQDGYSDHFPIGVRVTATD comes from the coding sequence ATGGCGACGACGGTGTACGTGGCGTGGTGGAACCTGGAGAACCTTTTCGACGAGGAGAACGCTCCGCCGGAGCGGCGCACCGAGAAGGTCGCCAGGGCCATCGAGAAGGACATCAAAGGCTGGACACCGGCGCTGCGCGACCGCAAGGTCGCTCAGCTGGCGTCGGTGATCGCGCAGATGAACGCGGGCGCCGGACCGGATCTGCTGGGTGTCTGCGAGGTGGAGAACCGGTTCGTGCTCGAGCTACTCGTCGCCCGGCTGCAGCAGCTGCTACCCGGCCGCAACTACGCGATCGTGCACGCGGACACCGACGACGCCCGCGGTATCGACGTCGCGTTCCTCTACGACCCGGCGCTGCTGACCGTGCCCACCGACGAGGAGAGCGTGTTCTTCCACGTCGTGATGCGCCGCAACGCCACCCGGGAGATCGTGCAGGTCAACTTCCGCACCGTGGCCGGCGGCCGCACCTGGGCGGTGTTCGGCAACCACTGGCCCTCCCGCAGCGGCGGCCAGGCCGAATCGGCCGGGTACCGGGCCATCGCCGGTGAGACGCTGTCCTACTTTCATCAGCGTGTCCTGGAGATCCACGGCCCGGACACGCCGGTCCTGGCGATGGGCGACTTCAACGACGAACCATTCGACCCCTCGCTGACACTCCACGCGTTGAGCACCCGGCAGCAACGCAAGGTCGTCCGCGCCCGCATTCCGCTGCTGTGGAACCTGATGTGGCCGCGGATGGGCGAACCAGAGGGCACCTTCTACTACGACGAGACCCCCAACCAGCTCGACCAGTTCCTGGTCAACAAGGCGATGGCCACCCAGGACAGCCGGCTGCGGGTCGAGGCGGACACCGTGGAGATCCTCCGCTTCCCCGAAACCGTCGCGGCAGGCGTGTATCCGGCGCCGCGCCCATTCGGCGGCATGGGCAAGAAAATCGACCAGGACGGCTACTCCGACCACTTCCCTATCGGCGTCCGCGTCACCGCCACCGACTGA
- a CDS encoding galactose oxidase early set domain-containing protein, giving the protein MPSSPAIIGPVSTCSTVVRVQGTHIDATVRIYLEGDANPLGEARAWWTETEVNIDKSRLVPDARLVATQQEVGGVESPHNQRGERVEKAVNRPVTVPHPIYVCARSVAVTRCSPGATVEVWQGGAEPLGSAVAVGDLAEIEFAGTRRIFPGVPVEVHQTICTDPISLVTFAGIPQAAPGTSRRTLPSPTFATVPRPLEECQGSVNVEGIVAGAVVRIVRERGGQRWIVFEGPCPFPQREFVVGDPLQEGERFEVTQSMQLGCELGPDSPNVATVQPLTSLDRPLIEGPLCAGPHKVVVKRLKAPAILRLFSAGAEIGNWPVSSTEMPVDIDVPAGPITARQELCGIISPESRPYKVASGRRGRWFLVEDSKGDVLRADAFAIHAALVRTGHIVIFSGDQHSLEQNKRKDIDHCQLFDCADLSIQKIDAPTTDVFCSGHAFLPDGHLLVAGGTQAYPEHAGEPHGPHGHFPGLAEVWQFNPDPGSAGRYWVQTESTRGGRWYPTLLTLADGAVLALSGHPASTDTRHNNNSLEIYDPATDRWTHHGDSPDLHHSNAGVANSYLYPRIFVGPDERVFSASPLLPASTGDLRQSGSWMPRVGTTWTRTAMPVGGDWAGYDGFGFPAVLLPLLETEPGPGDPRYRFRVVHAGGNRAWIADLGTPADPESNPQWQVLGGDTAPLRPVRVNSNAVLLPSGEVLICGGVRVPDREEDTWVSEPEMIVNGPGGWQWSADSYAPAEIPRNYHSTALLMPDGRIFTGGTNINCKPGGVAVRRLEIEIYEPWYMCADRPSIWEAPTEVRPDETINVMVVSSDPITRLAFLRVGSSTHAFNPDQRYIGLRARHAGSERYSAVIPDRAVAVPGYYLLYACTEASVPSEGVFIRILPG; this is encoded by the coding sequence ATGCCGTCGTCGCCTGCCATCATCGGCCCAGTGTCCACCTGTAGCACCGTCGTGCGTGTGCAGGGCACTCACATCGACGCAACCGTGCGCATCTACCTAGAAGGTGACGCCAATCCTCTTGGGGAGGCGCGAGCGTGGTGGACTGAGACCGAGGTGAACATCGATAAGTCGCGGCTCGTTCCAGATGCGCGCCTCGTGGCCACCCAGCAGGAGGTCGGAGGCGTCGAGAGCCCGCACAATCAGCGTGGAGAACGGGTGGAGAAGGCGGTCAATCGTCCCGTAACGGTTCCGCACCCCATTTATGTCTGCGCTCGAAGTGTGGCGGTCACAAGATGCTCACCCGGGGCCACCGTGGAAGTTTGGCAAGGTGGCGCCGAGCCGTTGGGCTCCGCTGTGGCAGTGGGAGATCTCGCCGAGATCGAGTTCGCGGGGACCAGGCGGATTTTCCCCGGTGTGCCGGTGGAGGTTCATCAGACGATCTGCACAGATCCAATCTCGCTGGTGACGTTCGCCGGGATTCCTCAGGCTGCGCCGGGCACGTCGCGGCGCACCCTGCCCTCGCCGACGTTCGCTACTGTTCCCCGGCCGCTGGAGGAGTGCCAGGGATCAGTCAACGTGGAAGGCATCGTAGCCGGGGCGGTCGTGCGCATAGTGCGGGAGCGCGGCGGGCAACGCTGGATAGTTTTCGAGGGACCCTGTCCGTTTCCGCAGCGTGAGTTCGTCGTCGGCGATCCCCTCCAGGAAGGCGAACGATTCGAGGTCACGCAGTCAATGCAGTTGGGATGTGAACTGGGGCCCGATAGTCCGAATGTGGCCACTGTGCAGCCGCTGACCAGTCTCGACCGCCCGCTGATCGAAGGGCCGCTGTGTGCAGGCCCGCATAAGGTCGTTGTCAAGAGGTTGAAGGCGCCGGCGATACTGCGTCTGTTCTCCGCGGGAGCAGAAATCGGCAATTGGCCGGTAAGCAGCACGGAGATGCCCGTCGACATCGATGTGCCGGCGGGCCCGATCACCGCTCGCCAGGAGCTGTGCGGAATCATCAGCCCGGAATCGCGGCCTTACAAGGTGGCGTCCGGCCGCCGGGGGCGCTGGTTTCTCGTCGAGGACAGCAAAGGCGATGTATTGCGCGCGGATGCTTTCGCTATTCATGCCGCGCTCGTCAGGACGGGCCACATTGTCATCTTCAGCGGAGATCAGCACAGCCTCGAACAGAATAAGCGTAAGGACATTGACCACTGCCAGCTGTTCGACTGCGCCGATCTGAGCATTCAGAAGATCGATGCACCGACCACCGACGTATTCTGCTCTGGGCACGCCTTCTTGCCCGATGGGCACCTGCTAGTCGCCGGTGGCACCCAGGCATACCCGGAGCATGCCGGCGAGCCCCACGGACCGCACGGGCACTTCCCGGGCTTGGCGGAAGTGTGGCAATTTAACCCGGACCCGGGCAGTGCGGGACGCTACTGGGTGCAGACCGAGTCGACACGTGGCGGCCGCTGGTACCCCACCTTGCTGACACTGGCTGACGGAGCGGTGTTGGCTCTGTCCGGGCATCCCGCGTCCACCGACACGCGGCACAACAACAATTCGCTTGAGATCTACGACCCGGCCACGGACCGCTGGACCCACCACGGCGATTCTCCCGACCTTCATCACTCGAACGCGGGCGTGGCGAACAGCTATTTGTATCCACGAATCTTCGTCGGCCCGGACGAGCGAGTGTTCAGCGCGAGTCCACTCCTACCCGCGTCCACAGGCGACCTTCGCCAGAGTGGAAGCTGGATGCCGCGCGTGGGCACTACGTGGACCCGAACTGCTATGCCGGTCGGCGGCGACTGGGCTGGATATGACGGCTTTGGCTTTCCGGCGGTACTCCTGCCCCTTCTTGAGACGGAGCCCGGACCTGGTGACCCGCGCTACCGCTTCCGCGTCGTTCACGCCGGCGGCAACAGAGCATGGATCGCTGATCTCGGCACACCCGCCGACCCCGAAAGCAACCCGCAATGGCAGGTACTCGGCGGCGACACGGCGCCGTTGCGCCCGGTGCGTGTGAACAGCAACGCCGTACTGCTTCCAAGCGGAGAAGTATTGATTTGTGGTGGCGTGCGAGTGCCCGATAGGGAGGAAGACACGTGGGTTAGCGAGCCGGAAATGATTGTGAACGGACCGGGCGGCTGGCAGTGGAGTGCTGACAGCTACGCGCCTGCTGAGATCCCCCGGAACTATCACTCCACCGCACTTCTGATGCCCGATGGACGGATATTCACAGGCGGGACCAACATCAACTGCAAGCCAGGGGGTGTGGCAGTTCGAAGGCTCGAAATCGAGATCTACGAGCCCTGGTACATGTGTGCAGACCGTCCCTCCATTTGGGAGGCGCCCACCGAGGTGCGGCCTGACGAGACGATCAACGTGATGGTTGTGAGTAGCGACCCGATCACCCGCTTGGCGTTCCTCCGGGTCGGAAGCTCCACTCACGCGTTCAATCCGGACCAGCGGTACATCGGGCTCCGGGCCCGCCACGCCGGATCGGAACGATACTCAGCAGTCATCCCCGATCGAGCGGTGGCAGTGCCGGGTTACTACCTCCTGTACGCCTGCACTGAAGCGAGCGTGCCCTCGGAGGGCGTTTTCATCCGAATACTTCCCGGATGA
- a CDS encoding AAA family ATPase, translated as MITILAVQNYRSLRRLVLGLGRLTVVTGANGAGKSSLYRALRLLADSARNGAVAALAREGGLASTLWAGPERDGPVSLRLGFAGDDFGYAIDFGLPRPSNSAFGLDPEIKSEAVWAGAFLRPASLLADRGNGALRVRDGRKWLPVPGVLASYDSMLSEYSDPQRAPEILEIRDRIRSWRFYDHLRTDAQAPVRQAQIGTRTPVLSGDGSDLAAALKTIEEIGDAEALHTAIGSAFPGSELTIDAEAGRFTVRLSQPGLLRSLGAAELSDGTLKYLMWVAALLTPRPPALLVLNEPEASLHPDLLRPLAGLITAGSIHTQVVVISHSRALVDALEVRTPDLCRVELFKEHGQTLVEGQGKLDEPPWHWPER; from the coding sequence GTGATCACCATCTTGGCCGTGCAGAACTACCGCTCGCTGCGGCGACTGGTGCTGGGGTTGGGCCGGCTGACCGTGGTCACGGGGGCCAACGGCGCTGGCAAGTCGAGTCTTTACCGGGCGTTGCGGCTGCTGGCCGATTCGGCCCGGAACGGGGCGGTGGCCGCACTGGCCCGAGAGGGCGGTCTGGCCTCCACCCTGTGGGCCGGGCCGGAGCGTGACGGTCCGGTCAGCCTCCGGCTGGGCTTTGCCGGCGACGATTTCGGCTACGCCATAGACTTCGGGCTCCCTCGCCCGTCCAACTCCGCGTTCGGACTAGACCCGGAGATCAAGTCTGAGGCGGTCTGGGCTGGGGCGTTCCTTCGGCCGGCGAGTCTGCTGGCCGACCGGGGCAACGGCGCGCTGCGTGTCCGCGACGGCCGCAAGTGGCTGCCCGTCCCAGGGGTTCTGGCCAGCTATGACAGCATGCTCAGTGAGTACAGCGACCCGCAACGCGCCCCCGAGATCCTCGAGATCCGCGATCGCATCCGGTCCTGGCGCTTCTACGACCATTTACGCACTGACGCCCAAGCGCCGGTCCGTCAGGCTCAGATCGGGACTCGTACGCCGGTGCTGAGCGGCGACGGTTCCGACCTGGCCGCCGCGCTCAAGACGATCGAGGAGATCGGCGACGCCGAGGCCCTGCATACCGCCATCGGCTCGGCCTTCCCGGGCAGTGAGCTGACCATCGACGCCGAGGCCGGGCGGTTCACGGTCCGGCTGAGCCAGCCCGGCCTGCTGCGCTCGCTGGGCGCGGCTGAACTCTCTGACGGCACGCTCAAGTATCTGATGTGGGTCGCGGCCCTACTGACGCCCCGGCCGCCGGCCCTGCTGGTGCTCAATGAGCCCGAAGCCAGCCTGCATCCCGATCTGCTGCGGCCGCTTGCCGGGCTCATCACCGCTGGGTCGATCCATACCCAGGTGGTGGTGATCAGCCACTCCCGTGCACTGGTCGACGCGCTGGAGGTCAGGACGCCGGACCTGTGCCGGGTCGAGCTGTTCAAGGAGCACGGCCAGACCCTGGTCGAAGGCCAGGGCAAGCTGGACGAACCGCCCTGGCATTGGCCCGAACGCTGA